A genomic region of Bernardetia sp. ABR2-2B contains the following coding sequences:
- the gldG gene encoding gliding motility-associated ABC transporter substrate-binding protein GldG has protein sequence MAIQSSSKFQINTKKWENIMQLVVLFLGLILINILAQNYFFRLDLTAEKRYTITESSKTILENLEEPVFIEIYLEGELNSSFKRLQKSVKETLEEFSMYAGKNIQFTFINPEQVSSNPEEQNRYYQQLANRGVQPTTVFETVQGKKVQKLIFPSAIVSYKNKEKPVLLLKGNRTASPQEQLNQSIENIEYELISAIQKLSKKQKSSVAFIEGHGELSNDRLISLTQTLSENYIVERVNLNENLANSFKSENSKNNKTAQSPIQNLLQYDAIVIAKPTLSYTDNDRYQLDQYLMNGGKLLFFIDQVQMNLDSIAQGGTYAFAYNLGLNEMIFRYGVRVNQDLLQDTQSGQILVNVGQMGNKANVTPIPFPYYATTGSFSTHPITKNMDALMFKFVSTLDSVKADGIVQTPLVFSSQYSKIKKVPTLISLDELKQDLNPKLYQNSNIPVAYLLEGEFSSAFKGRFPPSGFDEKDFIKKGKDSKVLVVGDGDLLSNDFDRRTRQPLPIGYDEISKNTYSNQEFFLNTLSYMLDEGGIITSRTKDFEIRPLDTFKVQEEKSYWQFLNLVVPNLIILVFGLGWYFWRKKKYA, from the coding sequence ATGGCTATTCAATCTTCTTCAAAATTTCAAATCAATACTAAAAAGTGGGAAAATATTATGCAATTAGTCGTTCTTTTTTTAGGACTGATTTTGATTAATATTCTTGCTCAAAACTATTTTTTTCGTCTTGATTTAACTGCTGAAAAGCGTTATACCATTACAGAATCGTCAAAAACGATTTTAGAAAACTTAGAAGAACCAGTTTTTATAGAGATTTATTTAGAAGGCGAACTCAATTCTTCTTTCAAAAGGCTACAAAAGTCAGTCAAAGAAACACTAGAAGAGTTTTCAATGTATGCAGGAAAAAATATTCAATTTACTTTTATCAATCCAGAGCAAGTTTCTAGCAATCCAGAAGAACAAAATCGTTATTATCAACAACTGGCAAACCGTGGAGTGCAGCCAACAACTGTTTTCGAAACTGTTCAAGGAAAGAAAGTACAGAAATTGATTTTTCCTTCTGCGATTGTTTCTTATAAAAATAAAGAAAAACCAGTTTTGCTTTTGAAAGGAAACCGAACAGCTTCGCCACAAGAACAGCTTAATCAATCCATCGAAAATATTGAGTATGAACTTATTTCTGCCATTCAAAAGCTAAGTAAAAAACAAAAAAGTAGTGTTGCTTTTATTGAAGGACACGGAGAACTTTCGAATGATAGACTTATTTCACTCACACAAACTCTAAGTGAAAATTATATTGTAGAAAGAGTAAATCTGAATGAAAATCTAGCTAATTCTTTCAAGTCAGAAAATAGCAAAAATAACAAAACAGCTCAAAGTCCAATTCAAAACTTATTGCAATATGATGCCATTGTGATAGCAAAACCGACACTTTCCTATACAGATAATGACCGTTATCAGCTTGACCAATATTTGATGAATGGAGGAAAACTATTATTTTTTATAGACCAAGTTCAGATGAATTTGGATAGTATTGCACAAGGAGGAACGTATGCTTTTGCGTATAATTTAGGGCTCAATGAAATGATTTTTCGCTATGGAGTTCGTGTAAATCAAGACCTTTTACAAGATACACAATCGGGACAAATTCTGGTAAATGTAGGTCAGATGGGAAATAAAGCCAATGTCACACCAATTCCATTTCCTTATTACGCTACCACAGGTAGTTTTTCAACACATCCGATTACTAAAAATATGGATGCTTTGATGTTTAAGTTTGTCAGTACATTGGATTCTGTAAAAGCAGATGGAATTGTTCAAACGCCTTTAGTTTTTTCTTCTCAATATTCTAAGATTAAAAAAGTTCCTACACTGATTTCTTTAGACGAACTAAAGCAAGACTTAAATCCGAAACTCTATCAAAACTCAAATATTCCTGTGGCGTATCTTTTGGAAGGAGAATTTAGCTCTGCTTTTAAAGGTCGTTTTCCTCCTAGTGGTTTTGATGAAAAAGACTTTATCAAAAAAGGAAAAGATTCAAAGGTTTTGGTGGTTGGAGACGGCGATTTGCTTTCTAATGATTTTGATAGAAGAACACGTCAGCCATTGCCGATTGGTTATGATGAGATAAGTAAAAATACGTATTCAAATCAAGAGTTTTTCCTCAACACGCTTTCCTATATGCTTGACGAAGGTGGAATTATTACTTCTCGTACAAAAGATTTTGAAATCCGTCCATTAGATACTTTCAAGGTACAAGAAGAGAAAAGTTATTGGCAGTTTCTCAATTTAGTTGTGCCAAATCTGATTATTTTAGTTTTTGGGTTGGGTTGGTATTTTTGGAGAAAAAAGAAATATGCTTAG
- a CDS encoding serine hydrolase, translating into MQKSIILLSLLLFFTNCTSKKVAKTEANQSYPQSYSKKIDSLLKIAYKRDIFNGTILVMKNDSLVYQNAFGYTDVNQSEKLTENSIFNTGSIAKEFNAVAIMMLVEQGLLDLDDPISKFELGLPKWSEKITIKHLLNYTGGLPAVERNVSSDEDAMKNLQNLKNTLFEAGTNFNYNNNSVFIQRRIIEKITQQSFQEFVTQNIIEPLEMTNSVFDPKADYPNRTSCYSLEKEACPEMSFISGWLWVDINDMYKWINALNTNKLITAVSLQILLKNPYVDNKTSSIGIYNETAQTQMHDGTSFSFESIFINDFKENIVVILLSNYKNQTRPMGVSIHNLMKDKPYRIPKKSVAQAIKKQTIENVDKGIKAYFALKEESEGEYGFDNPSELNNLGYELIRLEKNKEAIELFQLAIKEFPKNANIFDSMGEAYFIDKQYDLALENYNMAVKLGGTNGNAKSMIEKIEKLQSK; encoded by the coding sequence ATGCAAAAGTCTATTATCTTATTATCTCTTTTATTATTTTTTACTAATTGTACTTCTAAAAAGGTAGCTAAAACAGAAGCTAATCAAAGTTATCCTCAAAGTTATAGTAAAAAAATAGATTCATTACTAAAAATAGCTTATAAAAGAGATATTTTTAATGGAACTATTCTAGTTATGAAAAATGATTCTCTTGTCTATCAAAATGCTTTTGGATATACAGATGTTAATCAATCAGAAAAATTAACCGAAAACTCAATTTTTAATACAGGTTCGATAGCGAAAGAGTTTAATGCTGTAGCTATAATGATGCTTGTAGAACAAGGTTTGTTAGACTTAGACGACCCTATATCCAAATTTGAATTAGGTTTACCAAAATGGTCTGAAAAAATTACGATTAAACATTTACTTAATTATACAGGAGGTTTACCTGCCGTAGAGCGCAATGTAAGTAGTGATGAAGATGCAATGAAAAACTTACAAAATCTTAAAAATACACTTTTTGAAGCAGGAACTAATTTTAATTATAATAATAATAGTGTTTTTATTCAGCGCAGAATTATTGAAAAGATAACTCAACAATCTTTTCAAGAATTTGTAACCCAAAATATCATTGAGCCTTTAGAAATGACAAATTCAGTTTTTGACCCAAAAGCAGATTATCCAAACCGAACTTCTTGTTATAGCCTTGAAAAAGAAGCCTGTCCAGAAATGTCTTTTATTAGTGGTTGGCTTTGGGTAGATATAAACGATATGTATAAATGGATAAATGCCTTGAATACAAACAAACTAATTACAGCAGTATCATTACAAATTCTCTTGAAAAACCCTTATGTAGATAACAAAACTTCTTCTATCGGAATCTATAATGAAACTGCACAAACACAGATGCATGATGGAACTTCTTTTAGTTTTGAATCTATTTTTATAAATGATTTTAAGGAAAATATAGTCGTTATTCTTTTATCAAATTATAAAAATCAGACTAGACCCATGGGGGTTTCTATTCATAATTTGATGAAAGATAAGCCATACAGAATACCCAAAAAGTCAGTTGCTCAAGCTATAAAAAAACAAACTATTGAAAACGTGGACAAGGGAATAAAGGCTTATTTTGCTTTAAAGGAAGAGAGTGAAGGTGAATATGGTTTTGATAATCCAAGTGAACTCAATAATCTAGGTTATGAATTGATTAGATTAGAAAAAAATAAAGAAGCTATTGAATTATTTCAATTAGCTATCAAAGAGTTTCCAAAAAATGCTAATATATTTGACAGTATGGGAGAAGCTTATTTTATAGACAAACAATATGATTTGGCTTTAGAGAATTACAATATGGCTGTCAAACTTGGAGGAACAAATGGGAATGCCAAAAGTATGATAGAGAAAATCGAAAAGCTTCAGAGTAAATAA
- a CDS encoding DUF445 family protein — MVGLTYAAKALTGAFVGYITNDLAIQMLFRKRFGLGGIFLKTHHEFVINISKLVEKDILNHKTLLPQVENEEFRKALQKTVQTYIEIKLATSVPENFTLQDIPKFKEATNVIREQAKSNLPQTLEPFLLHLSKETTLGHAISDEQWQSVSKNIVSELMAGVSEWNSLEKLVRDFADEIGEESISSFIHQDLQKNIKDELHFLTADLHLLLEAQHKKPIENLINQTFEELEIEELVTNLAERVSKKRLIDILGEEKAQHLVKEILGRLQAILETEEGIKIIDVFSDFLINTLEKEEKTIFELLDKNTKVTLEKFFAHQFPAILVKVIGWLYSRQRELEILIDQTFTNNVESGFKNWLVKVFVGSISQSTDIIGKVTSIIDSYRRNPEQVAKELTQEVVEYLESKSIGEIVSGLKTQNTVVSLTKILRKNVGDALNRMDVMPIAKLFLEKEIGEFIPTEKLIPFLLTNLNKFRKDSVQTLIFNPKFSQRLTNELTKRVDKITKTPLNELVAAKQRKKLAINFENWAVEKSQNHKEEIAKFLAKHISKRVNEQPISRLISADQIEELAIALTERADTYAIELLKDIETGEVRNYLTSLKKFPSLSEDLSKTLHKFLIQNLDTLVEGRIEEVVQLNLSQQTPETIRTMVEKFMGKELKPITALGALWGGIAGGALAGMPEIGQPVLRYTVPALAYGATGLGTNWIALQMIFKPYEKKYFPLTGKKVAVPLTPGIVIKNRERFANNMGNFVGNKLMSEEGLRTSFEQSKDKILTGAKNWIQSDNYAKIYEYTEDYKAFIAQKGAGLGWKLVEDFTQENQLIPLLKKGIEPYKKFTLEDIDTASFESTVLKYIQDDSLSSLVSETAFEQIESYLKSHENLGDALPKSVRTVLYDKIKNWISLEMDSFFEQLDSDEQINYLINQLNSEFAEKATERTIQSYLSKKQTRNLETKLSDYLVEQLQDTKTQGKVFEFIDKHISTEIADDKKIGELFDGSLLSLLTNNIDFIIQKMIETGAEWLTSNSEEVANQVYEKAYSEQKAAFIYKKAIKKTAKELATEGIPKFLLKEIESVNRLVHNEVERIGEVSLGEVGVKLNNSYLEKTVSNLLGNETTQKAVRDLTNQLLKTLFQTKVSTFISVTDIHSLEDLQNLLQTELKLAGKHLKTHYFSNKKQLQEKPNELIIGVIESILQKNSFENQENNLSSNTALWQRIDKSALKQTIEKVSKQVLKSAALDAQGRRVVALLFERIKKIPADEFVDWTILEKDIASAIQKQLDEPKNKALFEEALSHFIQKNLLPTLKNIPNESKDFAVELLLNAGLEALQEELPHILASIPIKEIVVKEISQMPPQEIEALFNSFAKKYFDRLVQYGFGFGIVFGLTLDTLLEFGLDYIPK; from the coding sequence ATGGTCGGACTTACTTACGCAGCAAAAGCACTCACAGGCGCATTTGTGGGATATATCACAAATGATTTAGCAATTCAAATGCTTTTTAGAAAGCGTTTTGGTTTGGGGGGAATTTTCCTCAAAACACATCACGAATTTGTCATTAATATTAGTAAACTTGTTGAAAAAGATATTCTCAATCATAAAACGCTACTTCCACAGGTAGAAAATGAAGAATTTAGAAAGGCACTTCAAAAAACAGTTCAGACTTATATAGAAATAAAATTAGCTACTTCTGTTCCTGAAAACTTCACGCTGCAAGATATTCCCAAATTCAAGGAAGCAACAAATGTAATTAGAGAACAAGCAAAAAGCAATCTTCCTCAAACGCTAGAACCTTTTTTACTTCATCTTTCGAAAGAAACCACTTTAGGCCATGCTATTTCTGATGAGCAATGGCAAAGCGTAAGTAAAAATATTGTAAGCGAACTAATGGCTGGTGTTTCGGAATGGAATAGCTTAGAAAAACTGGTACGTGATTTTGCTGATGAGATTGGAGAAGAATCTATTTCATCGTTTATTCATCAAGATTTACAAAAGAATATCAAAGACGAGTTGCATTTTCTGACAGCAGATTTACATCTTTTATTAGAAGCACAACACAAAAAACCGATTGAAAACCTTATCAATCAAACTTTTGAAGAATTAGAGATTGAAGAGTTGGTAACCAACCTAGCCGAGCGAGTTTCGAAAAAACGTTTGATAGATATTTTGGGAGAAGAAAAGGCGCAGCATTTAGTAAAGGAAATTTTAGGACGTTTACAAGCCATTTTAGAAACTGAAGAAGGCATAAAAATAATAGATGTTTTTTCGGATTTCTTGATAAATACCTTAGAAAAAGAAGAAAAAACAATTTTCGAACTCTTAGATAAGAATACAAAAGTTACTTTAGAAAAATTCTTTGCACATCAGTTTCCTGCCATTTTGGTAAAAGTAATTGGATGGCTTTATTCTCGCCAAAGAGAATTAGAAATTTTGATTGACCAAACCTTTACAAATAATGTAGAATCTGGCTTCAAAAATTGGCTGGTAAAAGTCTTTGTAGGAAGCATCAGCCAGTCGACCGATATTATTGGAAAAGTAACGAGTATTATTGATTCGTATCGCCGAAATCCTGAACAGGTGGCAAAAGAACTGACACAGGAAGTGGTAGAATACTTGGAAAGTAAAAGTATTGGGGAAATTGTATCAGGACTTAAAACCCAAAATACAGTTGTTTCTCTGACCAAAATTTTGCGTAAAAATGTAGGCGATGCTCTCAATCGTATGGACGTAATGCCGATTGCAAAACTGTTTTTAGAAAAAGAAATTGGTGAGTTTATCCCTACTGAAAAGTTAATTCCATTTTTACTGACTAATCTAAATAAATTTAGGAAAGATTCTGTTCAAACGCTTATTTTTAACCCTAAGTTTTCTCAACGTCTGACAAATGAACTCACAAAAAGAGTAGATAAAATAACCAAAACGCCTTTAAATGAACTTGTAGCAGCCAAACAGCGTAAAAAACTAGCCATTAATTTTGAAAATTGGGCAGTAGAAAAATCTCAAAATCACAAAGAGGAAATAGCCAAGTTTTTAGCCAAGCATATTTCGAAAAGAGTAAATGAGCAGCCCATTAGTCGTCTTATTTCGGCAGACCAAATCGAAGAACTTGCCATTGCACTGACAGAAAGGGCAGATACGTACGCCATAGAATTATTAAAAGATATTGAAACTGGAGAAGTCAGAAATTATTTAACTTCACTCAAAAAGTTTCCTAGTCTTTCAGAAGATTTATCCAAAACGTTACACAAATTCCTAATTCAAAACCTTGATACGCTCGTTGAGGGACGCATTGAGGAAGTTGTTCAACTAAATCTAAGCCAACAAACCCCAGAAACTATCCGAACGATGGTAGAAAAGTTTATGGGAAAAGAACTTAAACCGATTACGGCTTTGGGTGCGCTTTGGGGTGGAATTGCAGGTGGTGCGCTCGCAGGAATGCCTGAAATTGGTCAGCCTGTTTTGAGATATACTGTTCCTGCTTTGGCGTATGGTGCAACAGGTTTGGGAACAAACTGGATTGCGCTACAAATGATTTTTAAACCCTATGAGAAAAAATATTTCCCTCTAACTGGAAAGAAAGTTGCCGTTCCTCTTACCCCCGGAATTGTCATTAAAAATCGTGAGCGTTTTGCCAATAATATGGGGAATTTTGTAGGCAATAAATTGATGAGTGAAGAAGGTTTGAGAACATCCTTTGAGCAGAGCAAAGATAAAATTCTGACAGGTGCAAAAAACTGGATTCAGTCAGATAATTATGCTAAAATTTATGAATACACAGAAGATTACAAGGCTTTTATTGCTCAAAAAGGAGCAGGTCTAGGTTGGAAATTAGTAGAAGATTTTACACAAGAAAATCAATTAATACCTTTATTAAAAAAAGGAATTGAACCTTATAAAAAATTTACTTTAGAGGATATTGATACAGCTTCTTTTGAAAGCACCGTTTTGAAATATATTCAAGATGATTCGCTTTCTAGTTTGGTTTCAGAAACAGCTTTTGAGCAAATTGAAAGCTACCTAAAAAGCCACGAAAACTTAGGTGATGCCCTTCCAAAATCTGTCAGAACGGTTTTATATGATAAAATAAAAAACTGGATTAGCTTAGAAATGGATTCATTTTTTGAGCAGTTGGATAGTGATGAACAAATTAATTACCTTATTAATCAACTCAACTCAGAGTTTGCAGAGAAAGCAACTGAAAGAACTATTCAGAGTTATTTGAGTAAAAAGCAAACTCGTAATTTAGAAACTAAACTTTCAGATTACTTGGTTGAGCAGCTTCAAGATACCAAAACACAAGGAAAAGTTTTTGAGTTTATAGACAAACACATTTCCACAGAAATTGCAGATGATAAAAAAATAGGAGAATTATTTGATGGTTCTTTGCTTAGTCTTCTAACGAATAATATTGATTTTATTATTCAGAAGATGATAGAAACAGGTGCAGAATGGCTCACTTCGAATAGTGAAGAAGTAGCAAACCAAGTATATGAAAAGGCGTATTCTGAACAAAAAGCAGCCTTCATTTATAAAAAAGCCATCAAAAAAACAGCAAAAGAACTTGCTACCGAAGGAATACCAAAGTTTTTATTGAAAGAAATTGAAAGTGTAAATCGTCTAGTTCATAATGAAGTAGAGCGAATTGGAGAGGTTTCTTTGGGAGAAGTCGGCGTAAAGCTCAATAATTCGTATTTAGAAAAAACAGTTTCTAATCTTTTAGGAAATGAAACGACACAAAAAGCAGTAAGAGATTTGACAAATCAGCTTTTGAAGACGCTTTTTCAAACTAAAGTTTCTACTTTTATTTCAGTAACGGATATTCATTCTTTAGAAGACTTACAAAACCTTCTTCAAACAGAATTAAAACTAGCAGGAAAGCACCTCAAAACGCATTATTTTTCGAATAAAAAACAGTTGCAAGAAAAGCCAAATGAGCTAATTATTGGTGTAATTGAATCTATTTTACAGAAAAACAGCTTTGAGAATCAAGAAAATAATTTGAGTTCGAATACAGCTTTGTGGCAACGAATTGATAAATCTGCACTCAAACAAACCATCGAAAAGGTAAGCAAACAGGTTTTGAAATCGGCTGCCTTAGATGCACAAGGGCGAAGAGTAGTGGCACTTTTATTTGAGCGAATAAAGAAAATTCCTGCTGATGAATTTGTAGATTGGACTATTTTAGAAAAGGACATTGCAAGTGCCATTCAGAAGCAATTAGATGAGCCTAAAAACAAAGCTCTTTTTGAGGAAGCCTTATCTCATTTTATTCAGAAAAATCTACTGCCAACACTCAAAAATATTCCGAATGAAAGTAAAGATTTTGCTGTGGAGCTATTGCTTAATGCAGGTTTGGAAGCTTTGCAAGAAGAATTACCTCATATTTTGGCTTCTATTCCGATAAAAGAAATCGTTGTGAAAGAAATTTCGCAGATGCCACCACAAGAAATTGAAGCTCTCTTTAATTCCTTTGCTAAAAAATACTTTGACAGGCTTGTCCAGTATGGTTTTGGGTTTGGGATTGTATTTGGTCTTACATTAGATACACTTTTGGAATTTGGGTTGGATTATATTCCTAAGTAA
- a CDS encoding alpha-ketoglutarate-dependent dioxygenase AlkB yields the protein MDLFNQSSFQDKLPFKLLQKEGYSYSFNKKEKLFIITIPNGKLIFVPHFFDTNLSDEAMSYFLENKENLNWKTTDWRKFEKEKLAEINFENINWTHDQIKIFGKELFVPRFSAWYGDKDAAYSYSGLKLEPNAWNEKLVFIKNKIEKLIDNLDKTEKKTATKFNSVLLNWYRDGQDSMGWHNDNEKELGQNPLIASLNFGATRRFLLRQIDNKTNKLEFSLANGSLLIMAGQIQHFWQHSIPKESKIKENRINLTFRVIK from the coding sequence ATGGATTTATTCAATCAATCATCATTTCAAGACAAACTACCTTTCAAATTACTTCAAAAAGAAGGTTATTCGTATTCTTTCAATAAAAAAGAAAAGTTATTTATTATTACCATTCCAAACGGTAAACTGATTTTTGTTCCACATTTTTTTGATACTAATTTGAGTGATGAGGCAATGAGTTACTTTTTAGAAAACAAAGAAAACTTAAATTGGAAAACAACAGACTGGAGAAAATTTGAGAAAGAAAAATTAGCAGAAATAAATTTTGAAAATATAAATTGGACACACGACCAAATTAAAATATTTGGAAAAGAGCTTTTTGTTCCTCGTTTTTCGGCTTGGTATGGAGATAAAGATGCAGCTTATTCTTATTCAGGTCTGAAATTAGAGCCAAATGCTTGGAATGAAAAATTAGTATTTATCAAAAATAAAATTGAGAAATTAATTGATAATTTGGATAAAACAGAAAAAAAAACAGCGACAAAGTTTAATAGTGTTTTACTAAATTGGTACAGAGACGGACAAGATTCGATGGGTTGGCATAATGATAATGAAAAAGAATTAGGTCAAAATCCTCTGATTGCTTCTCTTAATTTTGGTGCTACTCGTCGTTTTTTATTGCGTCAAATAGATAATAAGACAAATAAACTAGAGTTTTCTTTAGCAAATGGTTCACTTCTAATTATGGCAGGACAGATTCAACATTTTTGGCAACATTCGATTCCAAAAGAATCTAAAATTAAGGAAAACAGAATTAACTTGACTTTTAGAGTTATTAAATAG
- a CDS encoding NAD(P)/FAD-dependent oxidoreductase, which yields MSSKVTLVGAGLVGSLLSIFMAKKGLEVEVFERRPDYRKIGAVGGRSINLALSERGWRALKEAGIEQTIKGIALPMRGRMMHDTEGNLTFQPYGKENQAIYSVSRAILNEALMDVAEKQHNVKFNFNQRCEDVDIKDTKATFESEEEESNAKSYKRQTIKSDIIIGADGAFSAVRGHMQRMPLFNYTQHYLPHGYKELHIPANEDGTHRLAPDALHIWPRHSFMLIALPNTDGSFTCTLFLPFESDKGSKEAFERLNTDKEIMSFFETHFADTIPLMPTLLEDFKQNPTSSLVTIRCSPWAYEGNVCLIGDASHAIVPFYGQGMNSGFEDCFYFNEFLEKQLEKDGNNKINWKEMFEEFQAERIPNANAIADLAIQNFIEMRDRVADPEFLLRKKIEAKLYEKFPSRWIPQYTMVTFSHLPYSYALNTGKKQEQIMNEIMKKKDIENNWKSLDWEGIVEKLHEEEN from the coding sequence ATGTCTTCAAAAGTTACTTTAGTGGGTGCTGGTTTAGTTGGTTCTTTACTCTCAATTTTTATGGCAAAGAAAGGACTTGAAGTAGAAGTTTTTGAACGTCGTCCAGATTATCGTAAAATAGGTGCTGTTGGTGGTCGTTCTATCAATTTAGCATTGAGTGAAAGAGGTTGGAGGGCTTTGAAAGAAGCAGGAATAGAACAAACCATCAAAGGTATTGCCCTTCCAATGCGTGGACGAATGATGCACGATACTGAAGGTAACCTTACTTTTCAGCCTTACGGAAAAGAAAATCAAGCTATTTATTCAGTTTCTAGAGCCATTTTGAATGAGGCGTTAATGGATGTAGCCGAAAAGCAGCATAACGTAAAATTTAATTTTAATCAGCGTTGTGAAGATGTTGATATAAAAGATACAAAGGCAACTTTTGAAAGTGAAGAAGAAGAAAGCAACGCCAAAAGTTATAAAAGACAAACTATAAAATCTGATATTATCATTGGTGCAGACGGTGCTTTTTCGGCTGTTCGTGGACATATGCAAAGAATGCCTCTTTTCAATTATACGCAACATTATTTACCTCACGGATACAAAGAACTTCATATTCCTGCCAACGAAGACGGAACACATAGATTAGCTCCTGATGCCTTGCATATTTGGCCTCGCCATAGTTTTATGTTGATTGCTCTTCCAAATACAGATGGAAGTTTTACGTGTACGCTATTTTTACCTTTTGAGAGCGACAAAGGAAGCAAGGAAGCCTTTGAAAGACTAAATACAGACAAAGAAATAATGAGCTTTTTCGAAACTCATTTTGCTGATACCATTCCACTTATGCCTACTCTTTTGGAAGATTTTAAGCAAAATCCTACTTCTTCTTTAGTAACTATTCGTTGTTCACCTTGGGCGTATGAAGGTAATGTTTGCTTGATTGGTGATGCTTCTCATGCAATTGTTCCTTTTTATGGACAGGGAATGAATTCGGGTTTTGAGGATTGTTTTTACTTCAATGAGTTTTTAGAAAAACAGCTTGAAAAAGACGGAAACAATAAAATAAACTGGAAGGAAATGTTTGAAGAGTTTCAGGCTGAACGCATTCCAAACGCTAATGCTATTGCAGATTTGGCGATTCAGAATTTTATAGAAATGCGTGATAGAGTAGCTGACCCAGAGTTTTTGCTTAGAAAGAAAATAGAAGCTAAATTATATGAAAAGTTTCCTAGCCGTTGGATTCCTCAATATACAATGGTTACTTTTAGCCATTTGCCTTATTCGTATGCGCTCAATACAGGAAAAAAACAAGAACAGATTATGAATGAAATTATGAAGAAAAAAGATATCGAAAATAATTGGAAAAGCTTGGATTGGGAGGGAATTGTAGAAAAACTACACGAAGAAGAGAATTAG
- the accC gene encoding acetyl-CoA carboxylase biotin carboxylase subunit — protein sequence MKLFNKILIANRGEIALRIIRTCKELGIKTVAVYSLADKDSLHVRFADEAVCIGAAPSRDSYLKIPHIIAAAEITNADAIHPGYGFLSENAEFSAICAEHDIKFIGASAEMINQMGDKATAKATVKAAGVPTVPGSDGLLESVAQGMKNAKEVGYPVIIKATAGGGGKGMRIINDESEFQKAWDSATQEAEAAFGNSAMYLEKFVVEPKHVEIQIFGDGKGDACHLSERDCSIQRRHQKLVEETPSPIMTQELRDEMGDAAIAIAKTIKYEGAGTVEFLVDKYKNFYFMEMNTRIQVEHPITEEVTSFDLVKEQIKLAAGMPLSGRNYYPKSFSIECRINAEDPTKGFRPSPGKITHLHIPGGHGIRVDSHVYAGYTIPPHYDSMIAKLISVGQTREEAIVRMKRALQEFVIEGIKTTIPFHLKLMDHPKFKEGDFTTKFLETFDFDSIEE from the coding sequence GATAGTTTGCATGTTCGTTTTGCTGATGAAGCTGTTTGTATTGGTGCTGCTCCAAGTAGAGATTCATATCTCAAAATCCCTCATATTATTGCTGCTGCCGAAATTACAAATGCAGATGCCATTCATCCTGGTTATGGTTTCTTGTCTGAAAATGCTGAATTTTCTGCTATTTGTGCCGAACATGATATAAAATTTATTGGTGCAAGTGCAGAAATGATAAACCAAATGGGAGATAAAGCAACTGCAAAAGCAACCGTAAAAGCTGCTGGTGTTCCTACTGTTCCAGGTTCTGATGGGCTTTTGGAATCAGTTGCTCAAGGAATGAAAAATGCAAAAGAAGTAGGCTATCCTGTCATTATCAAAGCTACTGCTGGTGGTGGTGGAAAGGGAATGCGTATTATTAATGATGAATCCGAATTTCAGAAAGCGTGGGATTCTGCAACTCAAGAAGCAGAAGCTGCCTTTGGAAATAGTGCTATGTATTTAGAGAAATTTGTAGTAGAACCAAAACACGTAGAAATACAAATTTTTGGAGATGGAAAAGGTGATGCTTGTCATTTGTCCGAAAGAGATTGTTCTATTCAGCGTCGTCATCAAAAATTGGTAGAAGAAACACCTTCTCCTATAATGACACAAGAATTACGTGATGAAATGGGAGATGCTGCCATAGCAATTGCAAAAACCATTAAATATGAAGGTGCAGGAACAGTAGAGTTTTTGGTAGATAAATACAAAAACTTCTATTTTATGGAAATGAATACTCGTATTCAAGTAGAACACCCTATTACAGAGGAAGTTACTAGTTTTGATTTGGTAAAAGAACAGATAAAACTCGCTGCAGGAATGCCTCTTTCGGGTAGAAATTATTATCCAAAATCATTCAGTATTGAGTGTAGAATAAATGCAGAAGACCCAACGAAAGGTTTTCGCCCTTCCCCTGGTAAGATTACACATTTGCATATTCCTGGTGGTCATGGTATTCGTGTAGATTCGCATGTCTATGCAGGTTATACAATTCCTCCTCATTATGATTCTATGATTGCAAAACTTATTTCTGTCGGACAGACTAGAGAAGAGGCTATCGTAAGAATGAAAAGAGCTTTGCAAGAATTTGTAATTGAAGGAATAAAAACTACAATTCCATTTCACTTGAAATTAATGGATCATCCAAAATTCAAAGAAGGAGATTTTACAACTAAATTCTTAGAAACCTTTGATTTTGATTCTATTGAAGAATAG